The stretch of DNA TCGGACGATGGCCTTAAGCACCGCCTCGACATCACGTATGCCCGTCAAGTCGGTGGCCGTATCGTAGAGGACGCGAAGCAGGCCCTCCCGGCGGCTCGCCTCCCATAACCGGGCGTTGAGGCGGCGTGCGGCCGCCGCGCTGGTCTGGTCGATGACTCCGGCGTCCAGCCAGTCGGAGAGCCTTGTCTCCAGTTCGGCCGCGGAAATACCGCTTTCCAGCATGGCCATTAGCTGGCCGGCCGCCTTCGTATTGCCTGATGGGCCCACCCCGGTGTGCAGGGCAGAACTTTCATTGGCGGCCATGAACCTAATGCTAATCCGGGCGAGGCTGCGTGTGCCCTCGCTTAACGCGGTCCCGGCACTGGCCCCCCGCGAGGGAACGTGCCCCCGCCGGTTACCCCTCCGAGTGCGTCCGCACGTCAGGGCTGACCTCGGCAAGGTGGCCCAGGTTCCTGGACACCGCACGCGCCGTCGCCCGGACCGCCGGGGCCAGCACGTTGGGCGGGGTGGAGCCGTCCGGCACAACGATGGACAGCGCAGCCACCACCGAACCTTGCGCGTCAAAGATGGGCGACGCCACGGACACCGTGCGCGAGGGGGCGGAGCGGCGGATCATCGCGATTCCCGTGCGCCGAACGTCGGAGAGGGTCCGCCGCAGCTGGCCCTCCGGCATGTTCTCCACCCCGGGCTCGTTTTCCGGCGGCTTGCGGAGCGTGGCCTCCTGGAACTGCCGGTCCGCCCCCGCCAGCAGCACCAGCCCGACGGCGGTGGACCGCAGCGGCGCGCGGCCGCCCACCCGGTATGCCACTTCCGTCGCCTCCTTGGAGGACAGCCGCTCGATCAGCACCGCCTCCTCGTTGTCCCGGACGGCCAGCAGGACGTGGTGCCGGGTCACCTCAAACAGGTCTTCAAGATAGGGCAGCGCAATCTCCCTCACCCCGTGGCCGCGCGGCGAAAGGGACGCGACCTCCCACAGGCGGACCCCCACAACGTACCTGCCGTCGTCGAGCCGCTCCAAGGCACCCCACGCGACCAGCCGGGCGATCAGGCGCAGCGCGGTAGGGGCAGGCATGCCGGCATGGCGGGCCAGCTC from Pseudarthrobacter siccitolerans encodes:
- a CDS encoding IclR family transcriptional regulator, which translates into the protein MTVPPDTDTNPTRGKRPKQGEPVIDRALSLLAVFSDRRRALTLSELARHAGMPAPTALRLIARLVAWGALERLDDGRYVVGVRLWEVASLSPRGHGVREIALPYLEDLFEVTRHHVLLAVRDNEEAVLIERLSSKEATEVAYRVGGRAPLRSTAVGLVLLAGADRQFQEATLRKPPENEPGVENMPEGQLRRTLSDVRRTGIAMIRRSAPSRTVSVASPIFDAQGSVVAALSIVVPDGSTPPNVLAPAVRATARAVSRNLGHLAEVSPDVRTHSEG